One stretch of Candidatus Poribacteria bacterium DNA includes these proteins:
- a CDS encoding phosphotransferase has product MEHLIEHITAHFKTDADALKFEPIQHGTRQRRNVCILKFDTEKYLLKQYDMTTPVVDAGHTPLQIEAAVLTLLHDKGCQVPQLIWKSERLHSLLLEWCGEFTLDALVQSHKKPAQSITALLYTILRELCKIENCFTTHAAQFAPYVFRFNAQTILRDLLEQGKKVVGYLSHLNNSRMSSAEIERFTDTWNMFANRLQHAPTTLGNLDNNARNIVIRDVSPFFIDFASIGWNWQAMRLVQLFNSIGAFLVPPLETGNFVSLLDRELVNTYAEWVSTHRETCPPAEVAARVDGHHLLFYLSVIHQLLQATAQPEAAESRILLEAWGNAQARFQSALTHVTDIHLSDDICTNRIRELIGGFSA; this is encoded by the coding sequence TCTGCATTCTGAAATTCGATACTGAAAAGTACCTGCTAAAACAATATGATATGACAACACCTGTCGTCGATGCCGGACACACGCCTTTACAGATTGAAGCGGCTGTTCTCACACTTTTACACGACAAAGGTTGTCAAGTGCCTCAACTCATTTGGAAATCAGAACGCCTCCATTCGCTACTATTAGAGTGGTGTGGTGAGTTCACACTTGACGCGCTCGTCCAGTCCCATAAGAAACCCGCCCAGTCTATTACTGCACTTCTGTACACGATACTCCGAGAATTGTGTAAGATTGAGAACTGTTTTACAACGCACGCGGCACAGTTCGCGCCTTATGTCTTCCGTTTTAATGCACAAACAATTCTGCGAGATTTACTGGAACAGGGCAAAAAAGTCGTCGGTTATCTCTCACATCTTAACAACAGCCGGATGTCATCTGCTGAAATAGAGAGGTTCACAGATACATGGAACATGTTTGCGAACCGTTTACAGCATGCGCCGACAACACTTGGCAACTTGGACAACAACGCTCGGAATATCGTCATTCGGGACGTATCTCCGTTCTTTATCGACTTCGCGAGTATCGGTTGGAATTGGCAAGCGATGCGCCTTGTGCAGCTATTCAATAGTATTGGTGCCTTCCTGGTTCCACCGCTTGAAACCGGCAATTTCGTTTCCCTCTTAGACAGAGAACTTGTCAATACCTATGCCGAGTGGGTAAGTACACACCGCGAAACTTGTCCACCCGCAGAGGTCGCGGCGCGTGTTGACGGTCATCACCTATTGTTCTACCTCTCGGTTATCCATCAACTCTTGCAGGCTACCGCGCAGCCCGAAGCCGCCGAAAGCAGGATACTCCTTGAGGCGTGGGGCAATGCACAGGCGAGATTCCAAAGCGCGCTCACACATGTTACTGATATTCATCTAAGCGACGACATTTGTACAAATCGGATACGGGAGCTGATAGGCGGTTTTTCTGCCTAA
- a CDS encoding amidohydrolase/deacetylase family metallohydrolase, which yields MKYDILLKDGTVIDAAQGLNAVRDVAIADGVIAAIEPDIPDTAATQTVSVKDKYVTPGLVDIHTHVYYGVTTWGIRADAICPMAGTTTVVDAGSPSWVTFPGFREFIAEPAQTNILTYIHISGIGLVYGPVGEMFDIAYADPGRVAATLQQHRDITVGVKVRQGKGQVGDNGVEPLKLAIQAAERAGTSVMCHIGAGVPLPDILKLLRPGDVITHCFQGNGDNIVDEKGRVIPEAWKAREDGVIFDVGHGAGSFHYEIAQRAIEQGFISDVISTDLHTGNINGPVYDLPTTLSKLMHLGLSLEEVIDKATFSAAKAIQREAQLGHLKVGTVADVAVFEALDGEFEYFDAHGTKFIGNQKLKAALTIREGKISL from the coding sequence ATGAAGTATGACATCCTACTGAAAGATGGCACTGTCATTGATGCCGCGCAAGGTTTGAATGCAGTGCGAGATGTCGCAATTGCTGACGGTGTTATCGCAGCAATTGAACCCGACATTCCCGATACTGCAGCGACACAGACCGTCTCTGTGAAAGATAAATACGTAACACCCGGACTGGTTGATATCCACACACACGTCTATTACGGTGTAACAACATGGGGCATTAGAGCCGACGCGATTTGCCCGATGGCAGGGACTACCACTGTTGTGGATGCCGGGAGCCCGAGTTGGGTGACATTTCCCGGTTTCCGAGAATTCATTGCCGAACCCGCCCAGACAAATATCCTTACCTACATTCACATCTCAGGTATTGGACTCGTCTACGGACCTGTGGGCGAAATGTTTGATATAGCCTATGCCGATCCCGGACGCGTTGCGGCAACATTACAACAGCATCGCGACATCACCGTCGGCGTGAAAGTACGTCAAGGGAAAGGTCAGGTCGGTGATAACGGTGTTGAACCCTTGAAACTTGCTATCCAAGCCGCCGAGCGCGCTGGAACATCTGTGATGTGCCATATCGGTGCCGGTGTGCCGCTCCCCGATATTTTGAAATTACTCCGCCCCGGTGATGTGATTACGCACTGTTTCCAAGGCAACGGTGATAATATCGTTGACGAAAAAGGTAGGGTCATTCCCGAGGCATGGAAGGCCCGCGAAGACGGTGTTATCTTTGATGTCGGTCACGGGGCTGGCAGTTTTCATTACGAAATTGCCCAACGTGCTATCGAACAGGGTTTTATCTCCGATGTTATCAGCACCGATCTTCACACTGGAAACATCAACGGTCCCGTCTACGATCTGCCGACAACACTATCGAAATTGATGCACTTAGGTTTGTCACTTGAAGAGGTAATTGACAAGGCGACCTTCAGTGCCGCGAAGGCTATTCAACGTGAGGCGCAGCTCGGTCATCTGAAAGTTGGTACCGTCGCAGATGTTGCGGTATTTGAAGCCCTTGACGGTGAATTTGAATACTTTGATGCCCACGGGACAAAATTTATCGGAAATCAAAAGTTGAAGGCGGCACTAACGATACGTGAGGGAAAGATTTCACTATAA
- a CDS encoding 7-carboxy-7-deazaguanine synthase QueE, whose amino-acid sequence MKFSELFHTIQGEGQLIGVPSVFFRTSYCNLRCVWCDTPYTSWEPEDRDITVAESVAAITRYGCKHVVITGGEPFIQPKELMELCHELDKRGHHITIETNATLFAAVAAHLISMSPKLRNSNPSEDNRFFKRHERERICPEVIRKFLEAYPCQVKFVVDTPEDLTEIQTLQTEIGIPAETILLMPQGTTSAVLQQKQEWLVNLCKENGYRYSPRVHVDIWGDKRGV is encoded by the coding sequence ATGAAATTCAGCGAACTCTTTCATACCATTCAGGGTGAAGGGCAACTCATCGGTGTACCCTCTGTTTTTTTTCGAACGAGTTATTGCAATCTGAGATGTGTTTGGTGTGATACACCTTACACATCTTGGGAACCCGAAGATCGGGACATCACCGTTGCCGAAAGCGTTGCTGCGATCACGCGTTACGGGTGTAAACATGTTGTTATCACTGGCGGTGAACCCTTTATTCAACCCAAAGAGTTGATGGAACTCTGTCATGAACTTGATAAACGGGGACACCACATTACGATTGAAACGAACGCTACACTGTTCGCGGCGGTTGCAGCGCATCTCATTTCAATGAGTCCGAAGTTGCGGAACTCCAATCCATCGGAAGATAATCGCTTTTTCAAACGTCACGAACGCGAACGCATCTGTCCGGAGGTTATCCGTAAGTTTTTGGAGGCGTATCCGTGCCAAGTGAAATTTGTTGTAGATACGCCTGAAGATTTGACTGAGATCCAGACGCTACAAACAGAAATCGGTATCCCTGCCGAGACGATTCTGTTGATGCCGCAAGGCACAACGTCTGCCGTGCTACAACAGAAACAAGAATGGCTGGTCAACCTCTGCAAAGAGAACGGATATCGCTACTCCCCTCGTGTGCATGTCGACATTTGGGGTGATAAACGCGGGGTCTAA
- a CDS encoding VOC family protein, which translates to MAVTFHHVHLRCEDLEGAVRYYEEMFDGKVDETVEVRGLKIVRMEVGGERIFLSPKFGDMDVEATSGNPRWGVYQLAFTVEDLDAEVAKLQAKGAELEDLKPNGLMMAFFKGPDNVQIELIEA; encoded by the coding sequence ATGGCAGTTACATTTCACCACGTTCATCTTCGTTGTGAAGATTTAGAAGGTGCAGTTCGTTATTATGAAGAGATGTTTGATGGAAAAGTTGATGAAACCGTTGAGGTCCGCGGCTTAAAAATTGTCCGAATGGAAGTCGGTGGGGAACGGATTTTTCTATCGCCTAAGTTTGGAGATATGGATGTTGAAGCCACCAGCGGCAATCCACGCTGGGGTGTCTACCAACTCGCTTTCACCGTAGAGGATTTGGACGCAGAGGTCGCGAAACTCCAAGCAAAAGGCGCGGAACTTGAAGACCTGAAACCCAACGGGTTAATGATGGCGTTTTTCAAGGGACCCGATAACGTTCAAATCGAACTCATTGAGGCGTAG
- a CDS encoding STAS domain-containing protein, whose amino-acid sequence MAAKIRKRNGITILEPGGKMVESSVPELREVILPEIEAADAPHILINFEHVNRMDSSGLGALVEVRSLASRRNGRIGVINVSQQINDLIVLSRLVRVFEHYDSEDAAVSGLSI is encoded by the coding sequence ATGGCAGCTAAAATTCGCAAAAGAAATGGCATCACGATTTTGGAACCTGGCGGTAAAATGGTGGAATCCTCCGTCCCCGAATTACGGGAAGTAATCTTACCAGAGATAGAGGCTGCCGATGCGCCACACATTCTCATCAATTTTGAGCACGTCAATAGGATGGATAGCTCAGGACTCGGTGCCCTTGTGGAGGTACGGAGCCTTGCATCACGAAGGAATGGTCGTATCGGGGTCATCAATGTTAGTCAACAGATCAACGATCTGATTGTTCTCAGCCGACTCGTTCGGGTCTTTGAACATTACGACAGCGAAGATGCCGCAGTTTCTGGATTATCCATCTGA
- a CDS encoding STAS domain-containing protein, with amino-acid sequence MATEIRQQDGITIVEPNGKIVGPSVSDLREVILPEIEVSETPRILINFEHVNMIDSSGLGALMEARALASRKNGRIGVTNVGKHIRNLIVLSRIVSLFEHFDNVADGVSGLST; translated from the coding sequence ATGGCAACTGAGATTCGCCAGCAAGATGGCATCACAATTGTGGAACCGAATGGAAAAATAGTTGGACCCTCTGTATCCGACTTACGGGAAGTAATCTTGCCGGAGATAGAGGTTTCCGAGACACCACGCATTCTCATCAATTTTGAGCACGTCAATATGATTGACAGTTCAGGCCTCGGCGCCCTTATGGAGGCACGGGCGCTCGCATCACGAAAGAACGGTCGTATCGGGGTCACCAATGTCGGGAAACACATTAGAAATCTGATTGTTCTTAGCCGGATTGTTAGCCTCTTTGAACATTTTGATAACGTGGCTGACGGCGTTTCAGGGTTATCCACCTAA
- a CDS encoding STAS domain-containing protein: protein MITKIREQNGISIVEPSGKIMGPAASELWDAISPQIKASDTPRILINFEHVNRVDSSGLGALMIARAAIARKKGRVGVINVSKHINNLIVLSRLASLFERFDSEDAAISALAA, encoded by the coding sequence ATGATTACTAAAATTCGCGAGCAAAACGGCATCTCAATTGTGGAACCCAGCGGAAAAATAATGGGACCCGCAGCATCGGAATTATGGGACGCGATTTCACCGCAGATAAAGGCTTCCGATACACCTCGCATCCTCATCAATTTTGAACACGTCAATAGAGTTGATAGCTCAGGCCTCGGTGCCCTCATGATCGCACGTGCTGCTATAGCACGAAAGAAAGGTCGTGTTGGGGTCATCAATGTCAGCAAACATATCAATAACCTGATTGTTCTGAGTCGTCTCGCGAGCCTCTTTGAACGGTTCGACAGCGAGGACGCTGCGATTTCCGCATTAGCAGCTTAA
- a CDS encoding STAS domain-containing protein, with protein sequence MTTKIRQQNGITILEPNGKLMGPSVSELQTALSPQLETSDAPRILINFEHVNKIDSSGLGALMGVRAVTARKKGRIGVINVSKQIKNLVVLSRLVRVFEHYDSEAAAVSALSV encoded by the coding sequence ATGACCACTAAAATTCGTCAACAAAACGGCATCACAATTTTGGAACCCAACGGAAAACTAATGGGACCCTCTGTATCCGAATTACAGACAGCACTTTCGCCACAGTTAGAGACATCTGATGCCCCTCGCATCCTTATTAATTTCGAGCACGTCAATAAAATCGACAGTTCAGGACTTGGTGCACTTATGGGAGTCCGTGCCGTGACAGCACGAAAGAAAGGGCGTATCGGGGTCATCAATGTCAGTAAACAGATCAAAAATCTGGTTGTTCTCAGTCGGCTCGTTCGGGTCTTTGAACATTATGACAGCGAGGCTGCAGCGGTTTCGGCACTATCCGTCTAA
- a CDS encoding heparinase II/III family protein, with translation MLLEKWTTLRTEHIQLLAEELARQQIPIIVQLEPIADCEELLTFSESNPTPVEFTPQHPAWRLESVAARVIEGVAVAAHEPLTELGYRELARILLEHAVYLYAYPDGEPRPRLEAGSALALVGNVCASLPHSELWRLAGFGRISAVLAEVAPGPTDSHLTLPIDVAFSLANERNLPILASAIDTYNTVLKPNFTPQNRFDLPLSDSDFFEALNLDFPGMEAVNAAVLADDIHTAKTEYTAFRRQFLKDFVGGISNPDSVLLERSDTYATAKTYLECLLRLSIHPTPAITATTEIGIAAHLFPEFRENEQLRKLALQRYKWIIDAFFHADGFHKDRTLRAQVEAIADFARFLRFQSDVQTEELRDVLEKLVAACIHLSRPDCSFPPLGPLPAPNFDAVELCTIADSRFKYPDTTSHALPETGCYVMRDNWKPDGQYLFFDAHPKGQSNNTDISSLALYAHGRQLTTSAVHVLGTTSTGSDVLGTQWATTSAFDWVEQWYQAVGVHHKRAIFYLKGEYFILHDLVLGAEAQTLEQTFRLGESVDTHINADTGQAWTEEARRSNLFIGAMGTTDLTVALEGNGVVHRCNSKPPVVLNTLLYPMRPAVTTYPTISDIEVRTDSDVLGTGFTLELPNTTDTFLISDDGLAEMSTEDIRFVGEYLFLRRDASGSVQFIMLNGRFLKVGPKVLADLDEPCESYVEM, from the coding sequence ATGCTGTTGGAAAAATGGACGACGCTCCGAACTGAACATATCCAATTACTTGCCGAAGAACTCGCGAGGCAGCAGATACCTATCATTGTGCAACTCGAACCGATCGCGGATTGTGAGGAGCTGCTGACCTTCTCGGAGTCGAATCCGACACCGGTTGAATTTACGCCACAACATCCGGCATGGCGGTTGGAATCCGTCGCGGCGCGTGTCATTGAGGGAGTCGCAGTTGCCGCGCATGAACCGCTGACCGAGTTGGGATACCGAGAACTCGCGCGTATCCTGTTAGAACACGCCGTTTATCTCTACGCCTATCCCGATGGTGAACCGCGTCCGAGGCTTGAAGCCGGGAGCGCATTGGCATTGGTGGGTAACGTCTGTGCGTCGCTTCCGCACTCCGAACTCTGGCGACTCGCTGGGTTTGGGAGGATCTCCGCAGTGCTTGCCGAGGTTGCACCCGGACCAACGGATTCGCATCTTACCCTACCGATTGATGTCGCCTTCTCGCTTGCCAACGAACGAAACCTCCCGATTCTGGCATCTGCGATTGACACTTATAACACCGTTCTCAAGCCGAATTTCACACCGCAAAACCGTTTCGACTTGCCCCTCAGCGATAGCGATTTTTTTGAGGCACTCAATTTGGATTTTCCGGGAATGGAAGCCGTGAACGCAGCGGTACTCGCAGACGATATACACACCGCGAAAACCGAATATACCGCCTTTCGTCGGCAGTTCCTAAAAGACTTTGTGGGAGGGATTTCTAATCCCGACTCTGTCCTGTTAGAAAGATCCGATACTTATGCTACTGCCAAAACCTATCTTGAGTGTCTGCTACGGTTGTCTATCCATCCGACTCCGGCTATCACAGCGACTACGGAAATCGGTATCGCAGCGCACCTGTTCCCAGAATTCCGGGAAAATGAACAACTCCGTAAGTTGGCACTGCAGCGTTACAAGTGGATCATCGACGCATTCTTCCATGCTGACGGGTTTCATAAAGACCGGACACTCCGGGCACAAGTCGAGGCAATCGCGGATTTCGCGAGATTCCTCCGCTTTCAGTCTGACGTACAAACTGAAGAATTACGCGATGTACTTGAGAAGTTGGTCGCAGCATGCATCCATTTAAGCAGACCCGATTGTTCGTTCCCGCCACTCGGTCCGCTCCCTGCGCCTAATTTTGATGCCGTTGAACTCTGCACTATCGCTGATAGCCGCTTCAAGTATCCTGACACGACATCGCACGCGCTCCCTGAAACTGGCTGCTACGTCATGAGAGACAACTGGAAGCCTGATGGACAATACCTGTTCTTTGATGCACATCCAAAGGGACAATCCAACAACACTGATATATCAAGTCTGGCACTCTATGCGCACGGACGACAATTGACAACAAGCGCAGTCCATGTGCTTGGTACGACATCAACAGGCTCTGATGTGCTTGGTACACAATGGGCAACAACCTCTGCTTTTGATTGGGTCGAACAATGGTACCAAGCTGTAGGTGTTCACCACAAACGCGCCATCTTCTACCTTAAGGGTGAATACTTTATCTTGCACGATCTTGTATTGGGTGCGGAAGCGCAAACACTGGAGCAGACTTTCCGTCTCGGTGAAAGCGTAGATACTCACATCAATGCGGATACCGGACAGGCATGGACAGAGGAGGCGCGTCGCAGTAATCTCTTTATTGGCGCAATGGGGACGACTGACCTCACGGTAGCGTTAGAGGGAAACGGTGTTGTCCATCGGTGTAACAGCAAACCGCCAGTCGTGCTGAATACGCTTCTTTATCCGATGAGACCCGCTGTCACAACATATCCTACCATTTCGGACATTGAGGTTCGCACGGATTCGGATGTCTTAGGGACAGGTTTTACCCTCGAATTGCCGAACACAACAGACACGTTCCTGATCTCTGACGACGGCTTGGCGGAGATGTCTACTGAAGATATTCGGTTTGTCGGGGAATATCTGTTCTTACGAAGAGATGCTTCTGGCAGTGTTCAATTCATTATGCTGAACGGACGGTTTTTGAAGGTGGGTCCGAAAGTCCTTGCCGATTTAGATGAACCGTGCGAAAGTTATGTGGAGATGTAG
- a CDS encoding macro domain-containing protein, protein MPILPHSIKRIGDNLSIVDGDLFFSRLQTLTIPVNLQSVMGRGLALRAKQKFPDVYVAYQDACRSRRITQIKPYLYKREGSLDEELADFGADLITPNAVKWFLLFATKRKWRENSRLEDIEGGLDWVQRNFKKQSIQSLAMPALGCGLGGLDWKDVGPLMCKYLHGIGIPVAIYLPRERTIPPEYLTASHLLAS, encoded by the coding sequence ATGCCTATCCTGCCGCATAGCATAAAACGAATTGGAGATAATCTTTCGATTGTTGATGGTGATCTGTTTTTCTCAAGACTACAGACACTGACAATCCCAGTCAATCTCCAAAGCGTCATGGGCAGAGGATTAGCATTGCGTGCCAAGCAAAAATTCCCCGATGTCTACGTAGCATATCAAGATGCTTGCCGATCAAGACGTATCACGCAGATAAAGCCGTATCTCTATAAGCGCGAGGGGTCATTGGATGAGGAATTAGCAGACTTTGGTGCTGATCTTATTACCCCTAACGCTGTAAAGTGGTTCCTGCTTTTTGCAACAAAGCGGAAATGGAGAGAAAACTCACGTTTAGAGGATATTGAAGGCGGATTAGACTGGGTACAACGGAATTTTAAAAAGCAAAGCATTCAATCCCTCGCGATGCCTGCATTGGGATGCGGGTTAGGCGGATTAGACTGGAAAGATGTGGGACCGTTAATGTGCAAATACCTGCACGGCATCGGTATTCCTGTTGCAATCTATTTGCCAAGGGAACGCACAATACCACCAGAATATTTGACAGCATCGCATCTCCTTGCATCCTGA